From a single Gimesia fumaroli genomic region:
- a CDS encoding leucine-rich repeat domain-containing protein, with protein MVKSLLMGGGKVIERVADLPPEPFEITTINLIKCNVTDATLANILPLNSVQSLLLSETKISDKSIAVINQFKNLLYLNIPGINLSGRGLSQLSDQLKLRTLHINNNLRLNDEDIKYVVQYPQLTNISIAQTSITGRGLSEMASLKGLTALQIHLAKIDDQGLEQLQAFPELQVLLLGGPLNSEQAIMNAVQNLKKLRILFIFDVPLTDAGVNRLANRTNLKEIKLIRTNVTDAAVNRLKAALPDAKITVEK; from the coding sequence GTGGTAAAGTCACTTTTAATGGGGGGGGGAAAGGTAATCGAACGCGTAGCCGACTTACCGCCGGAGCCCTTTGAGATCACCACAATTAATCTCATCAAGTGTAACGTCACTGATGCGACTCTTGCCAATATTCTCCCACTCAATTCCGTGCAATCTTTGTTACTGTCTGAGACGAAGATCTCAGACAAGAGTATTGCTGTCATCAATCAATTCAAAAACCTGCTTTATCTTAATATCCCCGGGATAAATTTATCTGGTCGGGGACTTTCTCAATTGAGCGATCAGCTTAAGCTCAGAACCTTGCACATCAATAATAACCTGCGTCTCAACGATGAAGACATCAAGTATGTCGTTCAATATCCACAATTAACAAATATCTCAATTGCTCAGACTTCGATTACAGGCCGCGGACTATCAGAAATGGCTAGTTTGAAAGGCCTGACAGCTTTACAGATTCATCTGGCTAAGATCGACGATCAAGGTTTAGAACAACTCCAGGCGTTTCCAGAGCTCCAGGTATTGCTCCTGGGAGGACCGTTAAATTCCGAGCAGGCAATTATGAATGCCGTCCAGAACTTAAAGAAGCTGCGCATCCTCTTTATCTTTGATGTTCCACTTACGGATGCAGGCGTGAATCGCTTAGCAAACAGGACAAATTTAAAAGAGATCAAATTGATTCGAACCAATGTCACCGATGCGGCTGTGAATCGTCTAAAGGCAGCATTACCGGATGCGAAAATCACGGTTGAAAAATAA
- a CDS encoding DUF1501 domain-containing protein, with protein MNEFHSTRRDFLRQASVTGLAASALGTPWQQLLASEKHGTKHGAKKQPIPVGKAEHCIMIWLGGGSCHIDTWDPKRKGDAKTKKAGSYYDPIPTAIKGTDVCEHLSKCAPILDRFNIVRSVHHEVIDEHAAATNRMHTGRPTTGTITYPSVGSVVAHKRGAASEHAPAYVLIGYPNVTRGPGFLGSKAGYVYLTDTNAGPSGFTRSSRVNQSRQDRRERLLAKMRAEYRQKSVGGQTIQDYDQSVAEALRLSGPEFMKVFQLGNEKSDLRNAYGGEFGQRCLLSRRLIQSGVRFIEVSHNLNFVNGTGWDTHNDGQLNQHLLIKELDSALSALVLDLEQQKLLDKTLIVVASEFGRPASFDSGGGRGHQSKAFSVVLAGGGLQNGKTIGETDELGQKIVSRPVSVPDLHATIYAALGIDPTEELFSGDRPVPITDMGDPVRELFS; from the coding sequence ATGAACGAATTTCATTCAACACGTCGCGATTTTTTACGACAGGCTTCTGTGACCGGTCTGGCAGCTTCCGCCTTGGGAACTCCCTGGCAGCAATTGCTGGCGTCCGAAAAGCATGGAACAAAACACGGGGCCAAAAAGCAGCCCATTCCCGTTGGCAAAGCAGAGCATTGTATCATGATCTGGCTAGGAGGCGGTTCCTGTCATATCGATACCTGGGATCCCAAACGAAAAGGGGACGCGAAAACAAAGAAGGCCGGTTCGTACTACGATCCGATTCCGACTGCGATCAAGGGGACCGATGTCTGTGAGCATCTTTCCAAATGCGCACCGATTCTGGATCGATTCAATATTGTCCGCAGCGTGCATCACGAAGTAATCGACGAACACGCGGCCGCGACAAACCGCATGCACACCGGTCGGCCTACAACGGGTACGATTACGTATCCTTCCGTTGGTTCGGTTGTCGCTCATAAACGTGGCGCGGCCAGCGAACACGCTCCCGCCTATGTGCTCATCGGTTATCCCAACGTGACTCGCGGTCCCGGATTTCTGGGCAGCAAAGCCGGCTATGTCTACCTGACCGATACAAACGCGGGTCCCAGTGGCTTCACGCGATCATCCCGCGTGAATCAAAGTCGACAAGACCGCCGCGAACGTCTGCTGGCAAAAATGCGAGCCGAATATCGTCAGAAAAGTGTGGGCGGACAGACGATTCAGGATTACGATCAATCGGTGGCCGAAGCGCTGCGTCTGTCAGGTCCCGAGTTCATGAAAGTCTTCCAGTTAGGCAATGAAAAAAGCGATCTGCGAAACGCCTACGGCGGTGAGTTCGGTCAACGCTGTCTGCTCTCGCGACGGTTGATCCAGTCCGGCGTGCGATTCATTGAAGTCTCACACAACCTGAACTTCGTGAATGGAACCGGCTGGGATACCCATAACGACGGCCAGCTCAATCAGCACCTGTTGATTAAAGAGCTGGACAGTGCCTTGTCCGCACTTGTGCTCGACCTGGAGCAACAAAAACTGCTCGACAAAACATTGATTGTCGTAGCTTCCGAGTTCGGTCGCCCCGCCTCATTCGATTCCGGCGGAGGCCGCGGTCATCAATCCAAAGCGTTCAGCGTTGTGCTGGCAGGCGGCGGACTGCAGAACGGAAAAACGATCGGCGAAACTGATGAGCTGGGACAGAAAATTGTTTCCCGCCCCGTCTCCGTACCCGATCTGCATGCAACCATTTACGCCGCACTGGGAATCGATCCCACCGAAGAACTCTTCTCCGGTGATCGCCCCGTGCCGATCACCGATATGGGAGATCCTGTTCGAGAACTCTTCAGTTAA
- a CDS encoding DUF1553 domain-containing protein, with amino-acid sequence MNLLAFVKRSLCLLGLLLALPLAASPSYAQKEKSTKAASTSYRELILSDQPAFYWNFEASIPDGYSSVVADKEKNEPVKALISGKLASPAAGPRPSEFPLFDPQNQAAGFKAGAGFLRVVDPGENSPLDFTAGDSITIEAWVNLNSTQAGRFSYILGKGRTHRKGMPRDNQNYGLRVTGSEISFLFCTQPEKNEEKPTYHRWTSKGAGISARNWHHLALTYTFAKKKSLKAYIDGKSVSGKWDVGGDTTRTPVVDNDEVWIGSSMGGSANSSLDGLLDEVAVYRKALSAKQIAAHFKYVAPKPKIDWATIPSDRVQVDVYEGIPNKKSWSFRPPRFAETFMQPHFALIEIPNRYSVRGVKIDRPDPFLVRAMSRITLPQGKKRILVRARNASRLYIDDKLVAETEFHKITNSGHDKVYDVDLSLAPNIRPLHRGDTEAVFEYMGDGKPHRVRFEMIVGGSKHRPDFGETAVFIGDPGQDFQLLTPSDQVVMLTDQDWLSFARQYRYDQIAVNAKRRREASAKEDQYWDWRHKLAKEEILKQHPIKVPAASKGLRANNAIDHFINHRLVKEKAKQSTPLNDLAFLRRLSLDTTGTVPTPTFVKEYLAQSPESRRSFAIARLLNDPGWADNWVGYWQDVLAENPNILNPTLNNTGPFRWWIHESFYDNKPFDRFLTELVMMEGSKYFGGPAGFEMASQNDAPMASKAHIVGQAFLGLNMKCARCHDAPFHDFKQRDLFSLAAMLKRSSQGVPKTSSIPGFDPKSNSMLVSVTLLPGEKVTPKWTFEELVKPGKFPKNYIRSSKDTREELAAIMTAPQNERFANVIVNRVWKRYLGNGLVEPVDDWDGQEPSHPELLKYLSQQFVLHDYNLKHLARLIFESDLYQRQATIDITKIESLVDSTYNFASPVLRRMEAEQIVDSMFVICGKPLDAGRMCIDIDGARSYRNSLDLGTPRRAWQFTSPSNERDRPSLALPFGQPFITLMKTFGWRDTRQNPITTREYTATALQPAILANGLLGQRFTRLSDDSAFTELALQNQPLEELIQETVMKTLTREPTVEERKMFLKLLQPGYAERVNRQAEIVSRERLPRNLVGWSNHVSPRANEVKVELEVAVKKGDPPTRRLKEDWRKRYEDMLWTLLNSPEFIFVP; translated from the coding sequence ATGAACCTTTTGGCATTCGTTAAGCGTTCCCTTTGCCTGCTGGGTCTCTTGCTCGCTCTGCCGCTGGCGGCGAGTCCGTCCTATGCGCAAAAAGAAAAAAGCACCAAAGCTGCTTCGACCAGTTATCGCGAGTTGATTCTTTCAGACCAGCCGGCCTTCTACTGGAACTTTGAGGCATCTATCCCTGATGGCTACAGTAGCGTCGTCGCTGACAAAGAAAAAAACGAGCCTGTCAAAGCGCTTATCAGTGGAAAGCTGGCCAGCCCGGCAGCTGGTCCCCGGCCTTCCGAGTTTCCTCTGTTCGACCCACAAAACCAGGCCGCCGGATTCAAGGCAGGAGCCGGGTTCCTGCGAGTAGTGGATCCTGGGGAAAACAGCCCACTGGATTTCACCGCCGGTGATTCAATTACAATCGAAGCCTGGGTGAATCTGAATTCGACTCAAGCGGGACGATTTTCCTACATTCTCGGGAAAGGCCGTACCCATCGGAAAGGAATGCCCCGTGACAATCAGAACTATGGTCTACGGGTGACCGGTTCGGAAATCAGTTTTCTGTTCTGCACTCAACCTGAGAAGAACGAGGAGAAGCCAACCTATCACCGCTGGACCTCAAAGGGAGCCGGAATCAGTGCCCGCAACTGGCATCATCTGGCGCTGACTTATACGTTTGCTAAAAAGAAAAGTCTCAAAGCCTATATCGATGGCAAGTCGGTTTCCGGAAAATGGGATGTGGGCGGCGATACAACGCGGACGCCTGTCGTTGATAACGATGAAGTCTGGATCGGCTCTTCCATGGGCGGATCAGCCAATAGTTCGCTGGACGGTTTGCTGGACGAAGTCGCCGTCTATCGAAAAGCACTCTCGGCCAAACAGATCGCAGCCCATTTTAAATATGTCGCTCCCAAACCCAAAATTGACTGGGCGACGATTCCCAGTGATCGGGTACAGGTAGATGTCTATGAAGGAATCCCCAACAAGAAATCCTGGAGCTTTCGTCCGCCCCGTTTCGCGGAAACGTTCATGCAACCCCACTTCGCGTTGATCGAAATTCCCAACCGCTACTCGGTACGGGGTGTGAAAATTGATCGCCCCGATCCGTTTCTGGTCCGGGCAATGTCACGGATCACACTCCCTCAGGGGAAAAAACGGATTCTGGTTCGTGCCCGAAATGCGTCGCGGTTGTATATTGACGATAAGCTGGTTGCAGAAACCGAATTCCATAAGATTACCAACAGTGGCCACGACAAAGTCTACGATGTCGATCTGAGCCTGGCGCCGAATATTCGTCCTCTGCATCGCGGCGATACCGAAGCCGTCTTTGAATATATGGGCGACGGCAAGCCGCATCGCGTACGGTTCGAAATGATTGTCGGTGGTTCTAAGCATCGGCCTGATTTCGGCGAAACCGCCGTCTTTATCGGCGATCCCGGTCAGGATTTTCAACTACTGACGCCCTCTGATCAGGTGGTGATGCTGACTGATCAGGACTGGTTGTCTTTCGCGCGTCAGTACCGCTACGATCAAATCGCCGTCAACGCGAAACGTCGTCGGGAAGCCTCGGCAAAAGAGGATCAGTACTGGGACTGGCGGCACAAACTGGCGAAAGAAGAAATTCTGAAACAGCATCCGATCAAGGTGCCTGCAGCATCCAAGGGGTTACGGGCCAATAATGCCATCGACCATTTCATTAATCACCGTTTAGTCAAAGAAAAGGCGAAACAGTCTACACCTTTGAATGATCTGGCGTTTCTGCGCCGGCTCTCACTCGATACCACCGGCACGGTTCCGACGCCGACGTTCGTCAAGGAATACCTGGCCCAGAGTCCGGAATCCCGTCGGTCCTTCGCGATTGCGCGTTTGCTCAATGACCCCGGCTGGGCTGACAACTGGGTTGGTTACTGGCAGGATGTGCTGGCAGAGAACCCCAATATTTTGAATCCGACTTTGAATAACACCGGGCCCTTCCGCTGGTGGATTCACGAGTCGTTCTATGACAATAAACCCTTCGATCGTTTCCTCACCGAACTGGTGATGATGGAAGGCAGCAAATACTTCGGCGGGCCGGCCGGTTTCGAAATGGCATCGCAGAATGATGCCCCTATGGCGTCGAAAGCCCACATTGTCGGTCAGGCCTTCCTCGGTCTGAACATGAAGTGTGCCCGCTGTCATGACGCGCCATTCCATGATTTCAAACAGCGTGATCTATTCAGCCTGGCGGCGATGCTCAAGCGATCGTCACAAGGTGTTCCCAAAACCAGTTCGATTCCCGGCTTCGATCCGAAATCCAATTCGATGCTGGTTTCGGTTACATTGTTGCCGGGAGAAAAGGTCACGCCGAAATGGACGTTTGAAGAACTGGTCAAGCCCGGCAAGTTTCCGAAGAATTACATCCGTTCTTCCAAGGATACGCGCGAAGAACTGGCGGCGATTATGACGGCTCCTCAGAATGAACGGTTTGCGAATGTCATTGTGAACCGGGTCTGGAAGCGGTACCTGGGAAATGGACTGGTCGAGCCTGTAGATGACTGGGATGGTCAGGAACCCTCTCATCCTGAATTGCTTAAGTATCTGTCACAGCAGTTCGTACTACATGACTATAACTTAAAACATCTGGCCCGACTGATTTTTGAATCAGACCTGTATCAGCGGCAGGCAACTATTGACATTACAAAAATTGAATCACTGGTTGATTCTACCTACAATTTTGCATCTCCGGTTTTACGCCGCATGGAAGCCGAGCAGATTGTGGATTCCATGTTTGTAATCTGTGGAAAACCACTGGACGCCGGCCGGATGTGTATCGACATTGATGGCGCTCGCAGCTATCGCAATTCGCTCGATCTGGGAACGCCGCGCCGTGCCTGGCAATTTACATCTCCGTCTAATGAACGGGATCGCCCCAGTCTGGCGCTGCCGTTTGGGCAGCCCTTTATTACTCTGATGAAAACCTTTGGGTGGCGGGATACACGGCAAAACCCAATTACAACGCGCGAGTACACAGCGACGGCATTGCAACCAGCCATTCTCGCCAATGGCTTGTTAGGGCAACGCTTCACCCGGCTTTCCGATGATAGTGCTTTCACAGAACTCGCGTTACAGAATCAGCCGCTGGAAGAGTTGATTCAAGAAACCGTGATGAAAACACTGACACGAGAGCCGACGGTTGAGGAACGCAAAATGTTTTTAAAGCTGCTGCAACCCGGTTACGCGGAGCGGGTGAATCGGCAGGCCGAAATTGTGAGCCGCGAGCGATTGCCGCGAAATCTGGTAGGCTGGTCAAACCATGTGAGCCCCCGGGCCAACGAAGTCAAAGTCGAACTTGAGGTCGCCGTCAAAAAAGGGGACCCGCCGACCAGACGCCTGAAAGAGGACTGGCGCAAACGCTATGAAGATATGCTCTGGACTTTATTGAACTCACCGGAATTTATTTTCGTCCCTTAA
- a CDS encoding DUF1553 domain-containing protein, with product MNYLAFVKSSFFLLVVSLALPLFSSLSAAEKPKQAKKAPATYSELILSEKPVAYWSFEQRSKEGYAGVQTTPKKEDKKAKPVMALENGKLSEAAAGPRPSEFPLFNSKNQAAHFKPGSGYLRVVDPGEKSDFDFTAGDSITIEAWVNLNSTQSGRHYYIIGKGRTGRKGFARDNQNYGLRVTGSEISFLFRGNPDKEDVKPNFHRWTSKGAGISARNWHHVAVTYTFGKKKSLKGYVDGQAISGKWDMGGDTTIAPVVDNDEVWIGSSMGGSANSSFDGLMDELALYRKALSAKQIAAHFKYVAPKPRIDWTAVPSDRVQVDIYEGIPSRKSWSFRPPRYAETFTQPHFALIEIPNRYSKRGVKVDRPDPFLVRAMSNMTIPKGKKRILIRARNASRLYIDNKLIAETDFHKISGSAHGKVFEVDRSLAPNIRPLHRGDTEKVVEYTGDGKPHRVRFEMIVGGSRHRPDFGETAVFIGDPEKDFQLLTTTDEVVMLTDADWLPFERQYRYDMISVNAEQRRKAAAKEDKYWDWRHKLAKAETLKQPQVKVPAAATGLRANNAIDHFINRRLAKEKAAQSPLLDDLAFLRRLSIDTTGTVPPPELIQEYLSQKSESRRAFAIERLINDPAWADNWVGYWQDVLAENPNIVNPTLNNTGPFRWWIHESFYDNKPFDRFLTELVMMEGSKYFGGPAGFEMASQNDAPMAAKAHIVGQTFLGLNMKCARCHDAPFHDFKQRDLFSLAAMLKRSPQGVPKTSSIPGFDPKSNSMLVSVTLLPGENVTPKWTFEELVKPGKFPENYLRSSKDTREELAAIITSPQNERFANVIVNRIWKRYLGQGLVEPVDDWDGQEPSHPELLKYLSQQFVIHGYDLKYISRLIFESDLYQRQAATDIAKIESLIDSTYNFASPVLRRMEAEQIVDSLFAICGKPLDAGRMCIDIDGSRDYHSSLDLGTPRRAWQFTSPSNERDRPSLALPFGQPFITLLKTFGWRDTRQNPLSVREYTSTALQPAILANGVIGKRFTRLSDDSDFTNLALKDQSIEELIQRTVMKTLTREPTDSEMKMFVELLKPGYAERVNMNAQLVSREPLPRNLVGWSNHLSPRANEIKVELQEAVKKGDPPTQRLQDDWRNRYEDMLWTLLNSPEFVFVP from the coding sequence ATGAACTATTTGGCATTCGTTAAGAGTTCCTTCTTCCTCTTGGTTGTTTCGCTCGCCCTGCCTCTGTTTTCGAGCCTGTCAGCCGCCGAAAAACCAAAACAAGCGAAAAAAGCACCCGCGACTTACAGCGAGCTGATTCTTTCCGAGAAACCCGTTGCTTATTGGAGCTTCGAACAACGATCCAAAGAGGGGTACGCTGGCGTTCAAACCACTCCGAAGAAAGAGGATAAAAAAGCGAAGCCTGTGATGGCACTGGAGAATGGCAAGCTCTCTGAAGCAGCCGCTGGACCGCGTCCTTCTGAGTTCCCGCTCTTCAATTCCAAAAATCAGGCGGCTCACTTCAAACCGGGGTCAGGCTATCTTCGTGTTGTCGATCCAGGCGAGAAAAGTGATTTCGATTTCACCGCCGGTGATTCAATCACAATCGAAGCCTGGGTGAATCTTAACTCAACACAGTCAGGCCGACATTACTATATCATCGGGAAAGGCCGCACTGGCCGCAAAGGGTTTGCCCGCGATAACCAGAACTATGGCTTACGGGTCACGGGTTCTGAAATCAGCTTTCTATTTCGAGGCAATCCGGACAAAGAAGATGTCAAACCGAATTTCCACCGCTGGACATCCAAAGGAGCCGGCATCAGTGCCCGCAATTGGCATCACGTCGCTGTGACGTACACGTTTGGAAAAAAGAAAAGTCTCAAAGGGTATGTTGACGGTCAGGCAATCTCCGGTAAATGGGATATGGGCGGCGATACGACGATCGCTCCCGTTGTTGATAATGATGAAGTCTGGATCGGTTCCTCCATGGGCGGTTCGGCGAACAGTTCGTTCGATGGCCTGATGGATGAACTCGCCCTGTATCGAAAGGCGCTTTCGGCAAAACAGATTGCCGCTCATTTTAAATATGTTGCACCCAAGCCCCGCATCGATTGGACCGCCGTTCCCTCTGATCGGGTTCAGGTTGATATCTACGAAGGCATTCCCAGTCGGAAGTCCTGGAGCTTCCGCCCCCCTCGATATGCGGAAACATTCACACAACCACATTTCGCTTTGATTGAAATTCCCAATCGCTATTCTAAGCGAGGCGTGAAAGTGGATCGCCCTGATCCGTTTCTGGTTCGTGCCATGTCAAACATGACTATTCCCAAAGGGAAAAAACGAATTCTGATTCGCGCCCGCAATGCATCCCGGCTGTATATTGACAACAAACTGATCGCCGAAACCGATTTTCATAAAATTTCCGGCAGTGCCCACGGTAAAGTCTTTGAAGTGGATCGCAGCCTGGCCCCGAATATTCGCCCCTTGCATCGAGGCGATACCGAAAAAGTCGTTGAATACACCGGCGATGGCAAACCACATCGTGTTCGCTTTGAAATGATTGTCGGCGGTTCACGTCACCGACCGGATTTCGGCGAAACTGCTGTCTTCATCGGCGATCCTGAAAAGGATTTTCAGTTACTGACAACAACCGATGAAGTCGTCATGTTGACTGACGCAGACTGGTTGCCTTTCGAACGCCAGTACCGCTACGATATGATCTCAGTCAACGCAGAGCAACGCAGAAAAGCGGCTGCTAAGGAAGACAAGTATTGGGACTGGCGTCACAAGCTTGCCAAAGCAGAAACTCTTAAGCAGCCTCAGGTCAAAGTGCCCGCTGCTGCAACAGGGCTCCGTGCGAATAATGCCATCGATCATTTTATCAATCGACGTCTGGCAAAAGAGAAAGCCGCGCAATCACCTTTACTGGATGATCTCGCTTTCTTGCGACGTCTCTCAATTGATACCACAGGCACCGTTCCTCCCCCTGAACTGATTCAGGAGTATCTCTCCCAAAAATCGGAATCCCGTCGTGCATTTGCGATTGAGCGTTTGATCAATGATCCTGCCTGGGCCGACAACTGGGTGGGCTACTGGCAGGATGTGCTGGCCGAGAACCCGAACATCGTGAATCCAACCTTGAATAACACCGGACCTTTTCGCTGGTGGATTCACGAATCGTTTTACGATAACAAACCCTTTGATCGTTTCCTGACCGAACTGGTCATGATGGAAGGCAGTAAATACTTTGGTGGTCCAGCCGGCTTCGAAATGGCTTCGCAGAACGACGCACCAATGGCAGCCAAAGCACACATCGTGGGCCAGACGTTCCTCGGCTTGAATATGAAATGTGCCCGTTGTCACGATGCACCATTCCACGATTTTAAACAACGTGACCTGTTCAGCCTGGCGGCGATGCTCAAACGATCGCCACAAGGGGTTCCTAAAACCAGTTCCATTCCCGGCTTCGATCCGAAGTCAAACTCGATGCTGGTCTCGGTCACCTTGTTACCAGGAGAAAACGTCACTCCCAAATGGACGTTTGAAGAACTGGTCAAGCCCGGCAAGTTCCCTGAAAACTATCTGCGATCTTCAAAGGACACCCGCGAAGAACTGGCGGCGATTATTACTTCTCCGCAGAATGAGCGATTTGCGAATGTCATTGTCAACCGGATCTGGAAACGCTATCTCGGTCAGGGACTGGTCGAACCCGTTGATGACTGGGATGGTCAGGAGCCTTCTCACCCGGAATTGCTCAAATACCTCTCACAACAGTTTGTGATTCATGGATATGATTTAAAATATATTTCACGTCTGATTTTTGAATCTGATCTCTATCAGCGACAGGCGGCTACTGACATCGCTAAAATAGAATCACTTATTGATTCTACCTACAATTTTGCCTCTCCCGTTCTACGCCGCATGGAAGCAGAACAGATTGTAGATTCACTGTTTGCCATTTGCGGAAAGCCACTGGATGCCGGTCGGATGTGTATCGACATCGATGGCTCGCGGGATTATCACAGTTCACTTGATCTGGGAACGCCGCGTCGTGCCTGGCAGTTTACTTCGCCTTCCAATGAACGCGATCGCCCCAGTCTGGCACTTCCGTTTGGACAGCCATTTATTACCTTACTGAAAACGTTCGGCTGGCGGGACACGCGACAGAATCCGCTTTCCGTTCGCGAATATACCTCGACGGCTCTACAGCCGGCCATCCTCGCTAACGGCGTGATCGGCAAACGGTTCACACGTCTTTCCGACGATAGCGATTTCACAAACCTGGCATTAAAGGATCAGTCTATTGAAGAGTTAATCCAGCGGACAGTCATGAAAACACTCACCCGCGAACCGACCGACAGTGAGATGAAAATGTTTGTTGAACTGCTGAAACCCGGTTACGCCGAACGTGTGAATATGAATGCCCAACTCGTCAGTCGTGAGCCATTGCCACGGAATCTGGTGGGCTGGTCAAACCATTTGAGCCCTCGTGCCAACGAGATCAAAGTCGAACTGCAGGAAGCCGTCAAAAAAGGTGATCCACCAACACAGCGACTGCAAGACGATTGGCGGAATCGCTATGAAGATATGTTGTGGACTCTGTTGAATTCGCCGGAATTTGTCTTTGTTCCATAA